In the genome of candidate division KSB1 bacterium, one region contains:
- the rpoC gene encoding DNA-directed RNA polymerase subunit beta', translated as MNIFAKQETAVRRNFGSIAIKLASPDKILERSKGEVTKPETINYRSFKPEKDGLFCEKIFGPVRDWECHCGKYKRIRYKGIVCDRCGVEVTTKSVRRERMGHISLAVPVVHIWYWKSLPTKIGYLLGIGVKDLERIIYYESYVVIQPGNSGYREKDLISEEEYFKITSEMPETPEGAEDDPNRFVAKIGGEAILSLLKRTDVDQLSAELRARVKIETSFQRKADALKRLKIIEALKKSGNKPEWMVMSVIPVIPPELRPLVPLEGGRFATSDLNDLYRRVIIRNNRLKKLKEIKAPEVILRNEKRMLQEAVDALFDNGRKTAAVRGDGNRPLKSLSDMLRGKQGRFRQNLLGKRIDYSGRSVIVVGPELKLHQCGLPKEMALELFKPFVIRKLVERGIAKTVKSAKKLVDRRDTAVWDILEEIIEDHPVLLNRAPTLHRLGIQAFQPLLIEGKAIQIHPLVCAAFNADFDGDQMAVHVPLSYYAQVEARLLMLSSHNILSPASGRPLAIPSQDVVLGIYYLTKVKNGDLGEGRIFANADEVNIAWDNGKVGLHARIKVRIDGKLVETTVGRVIFNRILPKEIGYVNELLTKKRMEELVANIYKQLGNYRTSLFLDELKSIGFEFAMRAGITVGVGDVIIPEEKQSYLDSAFKKTQTIQSQYEKGVITDGERYNKIIDIWTHTTSDVADKMFNRLKNDRQGFNPIFMMADSGARGSKEQIRQLAGMRGLMAKPQKKMTGQMGEIIENPITANFREGLSVLEYFISTHGARKGLADTALKTADAGYLTRRLVDVAQDMIVSMEDCGTILGLRIGDLKEGEEIIEPLRDRILGRVAAEDVYDPDTGNIIIETGQLIEEDVADKIAATGIETVYIRSVLTCGAERGICAKCYGRNLATGKMVDLGEAIGVMAAQSIGEPGTQLTLRTFHIGGTASRIAAQSQVQAKTEGRVNFENFKFIVQDDATTIAVGRNGKLKVIDENNRVTAQYIIPYGANVLVKEGDRVQTGQLLFRWDPYTASILSNHDGYVKFVDIKENVTMREELDETTGLKQRVIIDTRLRNLSPQIQIVDDHGRKLSSYILPTRSYLQVHDGEQVKAGVVLVKIPREIAKTRDITGGLPRVAELFEARRPKEPAIVSEIDGVVKFGEIKRGVRKISIISHDGKEEKIYQIPYGKHVLVHDGDYVTAGEKLSEGSVAPQDILNIMGPNRVQEYLVNEIQEVYRLQGVRINDKHIEVIVRQMLQKVKIEDPGDTNYLEGEQVDKIRFLQHNEEIRNMVVVTNPGDSKLKMETLHERDEIDKINEKLAKSGKAEIEFRPAQPATFQPLLLGITKASLTTDSFISAASFQETTRVLTEASIEGKVDNLLGLKENVIMGNLIPAGTGLNKFKRLRIDVDGQLNEMGEALQTAVG; from the coding sequence ATGAACATTTTTGCCAAACAAGAAACGGCGGTGCGTCGGAATTTCGGCTCGATTGCCATTAAGCTGGCTTCGCCGGATAAAATTTTGGAGCGATCGAAGGGTGAGGTGACCAAGCCGGAAACCATCAATTATCGCTCTTTTAAGCCGGAAAAAGACGGCTTGTTCTGCGAAAAAATATTCGGCCCGGTGCGCGACTGGGAGTGTCATTGCGGCAAATACAAACGCATTCGCTACAAAGGCATCGTCTGTGACCGCTGCGGCGTCGAGGTGACGACGAAGTCGGTGCGGCGCGAGCGCATGGGACACATTAGTCTGGCGGTGCCGGTGGTTCATATCTGGTATTGGAAATCCCTGCCGACGAAGATCGGTTATCTCTTGGGCATTGGCGTCAAGGATTTGGAGCGAATCATTTACTACGAATCGTACGTGGTGATTCAACCCGGCAACAGCGGTTATCGGGAAAAGGATCTGATTAGCGAAGAAGAGTATTTTAAAATTACCAGCGAGATGCCGGAAACTCCCGAGGGTGCGGAAGATGACCCGAATCGTTTTGTCGCCAAAATCGGCGGCGAGGCGATTTTGAGCCTGTTGAAGCGAACGGACGTCGATCAGCTTTCTGCCGAATTGCGCGCGCGGGTGAAAATCGAAACCTCGTTCCAGCGCAAAGCCGACGCGCTCAAGCGCCTGAAAATCATCGAAGCTTTGAAGAAGAGCGGCAACAAGCCGGAATGGATGGTCATGTCGGTGATCCCGGTGATTCCGCCGGAACTGCGCCCGCTGGTGCCGTTGGAAGGCGGCCGCTTTGCGACGTCGGATTTGAATGATTTGTACCGGCGCGTGATCATCCGCAACAACCGCCTCAAAAAGCTCAAAGAGATCAAAGCGCCGGAAGTGATTTTGCGCAACGAGAAGCGCATGCTGCAAGAGGCGGTCGATGCGCTGTTTGATAACGGCCGCAAAACCGCGGCGGTGCGCGGCGACGGCAATCGTCCGCTGAAATCGCTCTCCGATATGCTGCGCGGCAAGCAGGGCCGTTTCCGTCAAAATCTGCTTGGCAAGCGCATCGACTACTCCGGCCGCTCGGTGATCGTCGTTGGCCCGGAATTGAAGCTGCATCAATGCGGCCTGCCCAAAGAGATGGCACTGGAATTGTTTAAGCCGTTTGTGATTCGCAAGCTGGTGGAGCGTGGTATTGCCAAGACCGTCAAGAGCGCCAAAAAGCTAGTGGATCGCCGCGACACGGCCGTGTGGGATATTCTCGAGGAGATCATCGAAGATCATCCGGTGTTGTTGAACCGCGCGCCGACGCTGCATCGCCTCGGCATTCAGGCGTTTCAGCCGCTGTTGATCGAGGGCAAGGCCATTCAAATTCATCCGCTGGTTTGCGCGGCGTTCAACGCGGATTTTGACGGCGACCAGATGGCCGTGCATGTGCCGCTTTCGTATTACGCGCAAGTGGAAGCGCGTTTGCTGATGTTGTCGAGCCACAATATTCTTTCACCGGCCAGCGGCCGCCCTCTGGCGATTCCGAGCCAGGACGTGGTATTGGGCATTTATTATCTCACCAAAGTGAAAAACGGCGATCTCGGCGAAGGCAGGATTTTCGCCAATGCCGACGAGGTGAATATCGCCTGGGATAACGGCAAAGTTGGCCTGCACGCGCGCATCAAGGTTCGCATCGACGGCAAGCTCGTCGAAACAACGGTCGGCCGCGTGATTTTCAATCGTATTCTTCCGAAAGAGATCGGTTACGTCAACGAGTTGCTAACCAAGAAGCGGATGGAGGAGTTGGTGGCGAATATTTACAAGCAGCTTGGCAATTACCGCACCTCGTTGTTTTTGGATGAGCTAAAATCTATTGGCTTCGAGTTCGCGATGCGCGCCGGCATCACTGTCGGCGTCGGCGACGTCATCATTCCGGAAGAAAAGCAGTCATATCTTGACAGCGCTTTCAAGAAAACGCAAACGATTCAATCGCAATATGAAAAGGGCGTCATCACCGACGGCGAGCGCTATAATAAGATCATCGACATTTGGACGCACACGACGAGCGACGTGGCGGATAAAATGTTCAATCGCTTGAAGAATGATCGGCAGGGCTTCAATCCGATTTTCATGATGGCCGATTCCGGCGCGCGTGGTTCCAAGGAACAGATTCGCCAGCTCGCCGGCATGCGCGGCCTGATGGCGAAGCCGCAGAAGAAAATGACCGGCCAGATGGGCGAAATCATCGAAAACCCCATTACCGCCAACTTTCGCGAAGGCCTGTCGGTGCTGGAATATTTTATCTCCACTCATGGCGCGCGCAAAGGCTTGGCCGACACTGCGTTGAAAACGGCCGACGCCGGTTATCTCACCCGTCGTCTCGTCGACGTCGCGCAAGACATGATCGTGTCGATGGAAGACTGTGGCACGATTCTCGGCCTGCGTATCGGTGACTTGAAGGAGGGTGAAGAAATCATCGAACCGTTGCGTGATCGCATTCTCGGCCGTGTCGCAGCGGAAGATGTGTATGACCCGGATACCGGCAACATCATCATCGAAACCGGCCAGTTGATCGAAGAAGACGTTGCGGACAAAATCGCCGCCACCGGCATTGAGACGGTTTATATTCGCTCGGTGTTGACCTGCGGAGCCGAGCGGGGCATTTGTGCCAAATGTTACGGGCGCAATTTGGCTACCGGCAAGATGGTTGACCTCGGCGAAGCGATCGGCGTTATGGCGGCGCAATCCATCGGGGAGCCGGGCACGCAACTCACCCTGCGCACGTTCCACATCGGCGGCACGGCGTCGCGCATTGCGGCGCAATCACAAGTGCAAGCCAAGACCGAAGGCCGGGTGAATTTTGAAAACTTCAAGTTCATTGTACAGGATGACGCCACGACCATCGCCGTTGGCCGCAATGGCAAGCTAAAAGTCATCGACGAGAACAACCGTGTCACCGCCCAATACATCATCCCTTACGGTGCCAATGTCTTGGTCAAGGAGGGTGATCGCGTGCAAACGGGCCAGTTGCTGTTCCGCTGGGACCCGTACACCGCGAGCATTCTGTCGAATCACGATGGTTACGTCAAGTTCGTCGACATCAAGGAAAACGTTACGATGCGCGAAGAGCTGGATGAAACCACCGGCTTGAAGCAGCGCGTGATTATCGACACCCGGCTGCGCAATCTCAGCCCGCAGATTCAAATCGTCGATGATCACGGCAGGAAGCTGAGCAGTTACATTCTGCCGACGCGTTCGTATTTGCAAGTGCACGATGGCGAGCAGGTAAAGGCTGGTGTTGTGCTGGTCAAAATTCCGCGTGAAATTGCGAAGACCCGCGATATCACCGGCGGCCTGCCGCGCGTTGCGGAGTTGTTCGAAGCGCGCCGCCCGAAGGAACCGGCCATCGTCAGCGAAATCGACGGCGTGGTGAAATTCGGCGAGATTAAGCGCGGGGTGCGCAAAATCAGCATTATTTCGCATGACGGCAAGGAAGAGAAAATCTACCAAATTCCTTACGGCAAACACGTGCTCGTGCACGACGGCGATTACGTCACCGCCGGCGAGAAACTTTCCGAAGGCTCGGTGGCGCCACAGGATATTCTCAACATCATGGGCCCGAACCGGGTGCAAGAATATTTGGTAAACGAAATTCAGGAAGTTTATCGCCTGCAAGGCGTGCGCATCAACGACAAGCACATCGAGGTGATTGTGCGCCAGATGCTGCAGAAGGTGAAGATCGAGGATCCCGGTGACACCAATTATCTCGAAGGCGAGCAGGTGGATAAGATTCGCTTCTTGCAGCACAACGAAGAAATTCGCAACATGGTCGTCGTCACCAATCCGGGCGATTCAAAGCTGAAGATGGAAACGTTGCACGAACGCGATGAAATCGACAAAATCAACGAGAAACTGGCAAAGAGCGGCAAGGCCGAAATTGAGTTTCGTCCGGCTCAGCCCGCGACGTTCCAGCCGTTGCTGCTCGGCATTACCAAAGCTTCGTTGACGACCGACAGTTTTATCTCAGCCGCCTCGTTCCAAGAGACCACCCGGGTGTTGACCGAAGCCTCGATTGAAGGCAAGGTGGACAATCTGCTCGGTCTCAAAGAAAATGTGATTATGGGCAACTTGATTCCGGCTGGCACTGGCTTGAACAAGTTCAAGCGCCTGCGTATTGACGTGGATGGTCAGCTTAACGAAATGGGCGAGGCGCTGCAGACGGCGGTGGGATAA
- the rpsL gene encoding 30S ribosomal protein S12, whose protein sequence is MPTINQLVRLGRKHLKRKTTAPALTGAPQRRGVCTRVYTTTPKKPNSALRKVARVRLTHGYEVTAYIPGEGHNLQEHSIVLIRGGRVKDLPGVRYHIVRGVYDTGGVNDRNQGRSKYGTKRKKAATA, encoded by the coding sequence TTGCCAACCATCAATCAATTAGTGCGTTTAGGACGCAAGCATTTGAAGCGCAAAACCACGGCGCCTGCTCTAACCGGAGCACCGCAGCGCCGCGGGGTTTGTACACGTGTGTATACGACGACCCCCAAGAAGCCCAATTCGGCGTTGCGTAAAGTGGCGCGCGTGCGTTTGACGCATGGTTACGAAGTGACCGCCTATATTCCGGGCGAAGGCCACAACTTGCAAGAACACTCGATCGTATTGATTCGCGGCGGACGGGTGAAGGATTTGCCGGGGGTGCGATATCATATTGTGCGCGGCGTGTATGACACCGGCGGCGTGAATGACCGCAATCAAGGCCGCTCGAAGTACGGAACCAAGCGCAAGAAAGCTGCGACAGCGTAA
- the rpsG gene encoding 30S ribosomal protein S7 has protein sequence MRRKQAEKREVLPDPKFNSVLVTKFINVLMYAGKRSVAERIFYRAISVISERTNKQGLEVFQKAVENVKPLLQVKSRRVGGANYQVPVEVSPERRQALAIRWLIAYARERGEKTMADKLASEIIAASNNEGGAIKKREDTHKMAEANKAFAHFRW, from the coding sequence ATGCGAAGAAAACAAGCTGAAAAAAGAGAAGTTCTCCCAGATCCGAAGTTTAACAGCGTTCTGGTGACCAAATTTATCAATGTCTTGATGTATGCCGGCAAGCGCAGCGTGGCCGAGCGGATTTTTTATCGCGCCATTAGCGTGATTAGTGAGCGCACGAACAAACAGGGCTTGGAGGTTTTTCAGAAAGCCGTTGAAAACGTCAAGCCGTTGCTGCAGGTGAAGTCGCGGCGCGTGGGTGGCGCCAATTATCAAGTGCCGGTCGAAGTTTCGCCGGAACGCCGCCAAGCGCTGGCCATTCGCTGGTTGATTGCCTATGCGCGGGAGCGGGGCGAGAAAACGATGGCTGATAAGCTGGCCTCGGAAATCATTGCCGCCTCAAATAACGAGGGCGGCGCCATTAAGAAGCGTGAGGATACACACAAGATGGCGGAGGCCAACAAGGCCTTTGCCCATTTTCGGTGGTAA
- the fusA gene encoding elongation factor G, translating to MSKNNDKFDLAKIRNIGIMAHIDAGKTTTTERILYYTGKIHRLGNVDEGSTTTDWMEQEKERGITITSAAISCAWKDHNINIIDTPGHVDFTIEVERSLRVLDGAIALFCAVGGVEPQSETVWRQADRYRVPRIAFINKMDRVGADFYGALKMIRERLGANAVPIQIPMGEGDLFTGLIDLISMKAVVYKDETLGAQWEEIDIPHELAAKAKEYRTHLLEAVSEYDDSLLEKYLHDQPITEEEIRTAIRKAVIDVSMVPVMCGASYKNKGVQRLLDAVNFYLPSPLDMPDTRGIHPKTGEEIFRKPDPEAPLTALAFKIMTDPYVGKLTYFRVYSGTVEAGSYVYNSTIGKKERIGRLLLMHADKREDIKAARAGDIVAAVGLKETKTGHTLCHENKQIVLESMHFPEPVISVAIEPKTKADQDKLGESLNKLAEEDPTFKIHSDEETGQTLISGMGELHLEILVDRLLREFKVHAHVGKPQVAYKETIRKKVEAEGKFVHQSGGRGQFGHVVIEMEPNEPGKGFEFESRIVGGVVPKEYVKPTMEGIKQAMQTGVLAGYPMVDVKVALIDGSYHEVDSSEMAFKIAGSMAFKDGAKKANPVLLEPMMDVEVVVPEEYLGQVMGDLNSRRGKIRGFVPRRDAQVVAASVPLAEMFGYATTLRSLTQGRAIYTMQFSHYEPVPQNIAEGLTETSKAKMVK from the coding sequence ATGTCTAAAAACAACGACAAATTCGATCTAGCCAAAATCCGCAATATTGGCATTATGGCGCACATTGACGCCGGCAAAACGACGACGACGGAGCGCATTTTATATTACACCGGCAAAATCCATCGCCTCGGCAATGTCGATGAGGGCTCGACGACGACGGATTGGATGGAACAGGAAAAGGAGCGCGGTATTACGATTACTTCCGCGGCCATTTCTTGCGCTTGGAAAGATCACAATATCAATATCATTGATACACCCGGCCACGTTGATTTTACCATTGAAGTCGAACGCTCGCTGCGCGTGTTAGATGGTGCGATCGCCCTATTCTGCGCGGTCGGCGGTGTTGAGCCACAATCGGAAACGGTTTGGCGCCAGGCTGACCGTTATCGGGTGCCGCGGATTGCCTTCATTAACAAAATGGACCGCGTTGGCGCGGATTTTTATGGCGCGCTGAAAATGATCCGCGAGCGGCTAGGCGCCAATGCCGTGCCGATTCAGATTCCCATGGGCGAGGGCGACCTGTTTACCGGCCTCATTGATTTGATTAGCATGAAGGCTGTGGTTTATAAAGATGAGACGCTCGGGGCGCAGTGGGAAGAAATTGATATTCCTCATGAACTTGCAGCCAAGGCGAAAGAATATCGCACACATCTATTGGAAGCGGTTTCGGAATACGATGACAGTTTGCTGGAAAAGTACCTGCATGACCAGCCGATTACGGAAGAGGAAATTCGCACCGCGATTCGCAAAGCCGTCATTGATGTGAGCATGGTGCCAGTGATGTGTGGTGCCTCTTACAAAAACAAAGGCGTGCAACGATTGCTTGACGCGGTCAATTTTTATTTGCCCTCACCATTGGACATGCCCGACACCAGGGGAATTCACCCCAAGACCGGCGAAGAGATTTTTCGCAAACCTGATCCAGAGGCACCCTTGACGGCGCTCGCCTTCAAAATCATGACCGATCCTTATGTTGGCAAATTGACGTATTTCCGGGTTTACTCCGGTACGGTCGAGGCCGGCAGTTATGTTTATAACAGCACGATTGGCAAAAAGGAGCGTATTGGCCGCTTGCTGTTGATGCACGCCGACAAGCGCGAAGACATTAAAGCCGCCAGGGCGGGTGACATCGTCGCGGCGGTTGGCTTGAAGGAAACGAAAACCGGCCATACGCTGTGTCACGAAAACAAGCAAATCGTGCTCGAATCTATGCACTTCCCCGAGCCAGTTATCTCGGTGGCGATTGAGCCGAAAACCAAGGCTGATCAAGACAAGCTGGGCGAATCTTTGAACAAGCTCGCCGAAGAAGACCCGACATTCAAAATTCACAGCGACGAAGAAACCGGGCAGACGCTGATTTCCGGCATGGGCGAGTTGCATTTGGAAATTCTTGTCGATCGTCTGTTGCGCGAGTTTAAAGTCCATGCGCATGTCGGCAAGCCGCAGGTGGCGTACAAGGAGACGATTCGCAAGAAAGTCGAGGCGGAAGGCAAGTTCGTTCATCAATCTGGAGGTCGCGGCCAATTCGGGCATGTGGTGATTGAAATGGAGCCGAATGAGCCGGGCAAGGGTTTTGAGTTCGAGAGCCGGATCGTTGGCGGTGTAGTTCCCAAGGAATATGTCAAGCCGACGATGGAAGGCATCAAGCAGGCCATGCAAACCGGTGTGTTGGCTGGTTATCCCATGGTCGATGTCAAAGTGGCGTTGATTGACGGCTCTTATCATGAAGTCGATTCATCTGAAATGGCATTCAAGATCGCAGGGTCGATGGCCTTCAAGGATGGTGCGAAGAAGGCTAATCCGGTGCTTTTGGAGCCGATGATGGATGTCGAGGTGGTGGTGCCGGAAGAATATTTGGGGCAGGTCATGGGCGATCTGAATTCGCGGCGCGGCAAAATTCGTGGATTCGTGCCCAGGCGTGACGCCCAGGTGGTGGCGGCGTCGGTGCCCTTGGCGGAGATGTTTGGTTACGCCACGACGCTGCGTTCCTTGACTCAGGGACGTGCAATTTATACGATGCAGTTTTCTCATTATGAGCCAGTGCCGCAAAACATCGCTGAAGGTCTTACAGAGACCAGCAAGGCTAAAATGGTGAAATAG
- the tuf gene encoding elongation factor Tu yields the protein MAKAKFERTKPHVNIGTIGHVDHGKTTLTAAITLVLSKRGLAAYRSYDSIDNAPEEKARGITINTAHVEYETDKRHYAHVDCPGHADYVKNMITGAAQMDGAILVVSAADGPMPQTREHILLARQVGVPYIVVYLNKVDMVDDPELLDLVELEMRDLLKEYQFPGDEIPIIRGSALEALTHPDDPMKNKSVIELMNAVDTYIPQPKREIDKPFLMPVEDVFSITGRGTVGTGRIERGKIKVGDEVEIIGLGAKRKSVVTGVEMFRKLLDSGEAGDNVGLLLRGVEKNELERGMVIAAPGSITPHTKFMGEVYVLKKEEGGRHTPFFNGYRPQFYFRTTDVTGVAKLPQGVEMVMPGDNITMEIELITPIAMEEGLRFAIREGGRTVGAGVVTKILA from the coding sequence ATGGCGAAAGCAAAATTTGAACGCACCAAGCCGCACGTGAATATCGGCACGATCGGTCATGTCGACCACGGCAAGACCACGCTGACCGCAGCCATCACGCTGGTGCTCTCCAAACGCGGTCTGGCTGCTTACCGCAGCTATGATTCCATCGATAATGCTCCGGAAGAAAAGGCGCGCGGCATTACGATCAACACGGCTCACGTCGAGTATGAAACCGACAAACGCCACTACGCGCACGTCGACTGCCCCGGCCACGCCGATTATGTCAAGAACATGATCACCGGCGCAGCGCAAATGGACGGCGCGATTCTCGTGGTGAGCGCGGCGGACGGCCCCATGCCGCAAACCCGCGAGCACATTCTGCTGGCGCGCCAGGTCGGCGTGCCGTACATCGTCGTCTATCTCAACAAGGTCGACATGGTCGACGATCCGGAATTGCTCGATCTCGTCGAATTGGAAATGCGCGACCTCTTGAAAGAGTATCAATTCCCCGGCGATGAAATTCCGATCATCCGCGGCAGCGCGCTGGAAGCGCTGACGCATCCGGATGATCCGATGAAAAACAAATCCGTCATCGAATTGATGAACGCGGTTGACACCTACATACCGCAGCCGAAGCGCGAAATCGATAAGCCGTTTCTTATGCCGGTTGAAGACGTGTTCTCCATCACCGGTCGCGGCACTGTCGGCACGGGCCGTATCGAGCGCGGCAAGATCAAAGTGGGTGACGAAGTTGAAATCATCGGTCTCGGCGCCAAGCGCAAGAGCGTCGTTACCGGCGTTGAAATGTTCCGCAAGCTGCTGGATTCCGGCGAAGCGGGTGACAATGTTGGTCTGTTGTTGCGTGGTGTTGAAAAGAATGAGTTGGAGCGCGGCATGGTGATCGCCGCTCCCGGCTCCATTACGCCCCACACCAAGTTTATGGGCGAAGTCTATGTTCTGAAAAAAGAAGAAGGCGGCCGTCACACCCCATTTTTCAACGGCTATCGCCCGCAGTTTTATTTTCGCACGACGGATGTGACCGGCGTGGCGAAATTGCCGCAAGGCGTTGAAATGGTGATGCCCGGCGACAACATTACGATGGAAATCGAGCTGATCACGCCCATTGCCATGGAAGAAGGTCTGCGCTTCGCTATTCGTGAAGGCGGACGCACCGTCGGCGCTGGCGTGGTGACGAAGATATTAGCGTAA
- the rpsJ gene encoding 30S ribosomal protein S10: MVGQKIRIKLKAYDHRLIDKSTDKIIRTAKQTGAMISGPIPLPTNRSVFTVLRSPHADKKSREQFETRIHKRLIDILNSSQKTVEALMKLELPAGVDVEIKV; encoded by the coding sequence GTGGTTGGGCAAAAGATTCGCATTAAACTCAAAGCTTATGATCATCGGTTGATCGACAAATCAACCGACAAGATTATTCGCACAGCCAAACAAACCGGTGCCATGATTTCCGGCCCGATTCCGTTGCCGACAAACCGTTCCGTTTTTACGGTTTTGCGGTCGCCGCATGCGGACAAGAAATCACGCGAACAATTTGAGACCCGCATTCACAAGCGCCTCATCGACATTCTCAATTCATCGCAGAAAACCGTCGAAGCCTTGATGAAGCTCGAATTGCCGGCCGGAGTCGATGTCGAGATTAAAGTCTGA
- the rplC gene encoding 50S ribosomal protein L3 codes for MSGLIGRKLGMTRIFDEKGNEVQVSVIQTGPCYVTEIRTKDRHGYDALQLGFEEKRDKSVKKPERGHFAKSGVKPMRLLREFRTYDVSQFKLGDAIKADIFQVGDKVKVSGISKGKGFQGVVKRHHFGGGPVTHGQSDRTRAPGSLGGSSYPSRVLKGLRMAGRMGGDRVTVRNMKVVRVDVENNIVMVRGGIPGAKNGMVVIQK; via the coding sequence ATGAGTGGATTGATAGGCAGAAAATTGGGCATGACCCGCATCTTTGACGAAAAGGGCAATGAGGTGCAGGTCAGTGTGATTCAAACCGGACCGTGTTACGTCACGGAAATCCGCACCAAGGACCGGCATGGCTACGACGCCTTGCAGCTCGGGTTCGAGGAAAAGCGTGACAAAAGCGTGAAAAAGCCGGAGCGGGGACATTTTGCGAAATCCGGCGTCAAGCCGATGCGCCTCTTGCGCGAGTTTCGTACTTACGATGTGAGCCAGTTCAAGCTCGGCGATGCGATTAAAGCCGATATCTTTCAGGTTGGCGACAAGGTGAAGGTGAGCGGCATCTCGAAGGGCAAGGGCTTTCAAGGCGTCGTCAAGCGCCATCACTTCGGCGGTGGCCCGGTTACGCATGGTCAAAGCGATCGCACGCGCGCCCCGGGTTCGCTTGGCGGCAGCTCGTATCCCTCCCGAGTTTTAAAGGGTCTGCGCATGGCCGGACGCATGGGCGGCGATCGCGTCACGGTTCGCAACATGAAAGTCGTGCGCGTTGATGTTGAGAACAACATCGTAATGGTGCGCGGCGGCATTCCCGGCGCCAAGAATGGAATGGTGGTGATTCAAAAGTAA
- the rplD gene encoding 50S ribosomal protein L4 produces MQVDVYSKTGEKTGRTVELPDNIFSIEPNEHVVYLAVKAYQANQRQGTHKTKNRKLVSGGGKKPWKQKGRGVARAGTIRSPLWVGGGRVFGPVPHDYDQKVNKKTSRLARKSVLSSKVKDGQLTVVEDFTIESGKTKDMVAILKRFDAANVKSLLLLPKHDHMVLQAGRNIANLHTQIGTNASVYELMDCKKLFIQESAIPAIAGVLA; encoded by the coding sequence ATGCAAGTAGACGTTTATAGCAAAACCGGTGAGAAGACGGGACGAACGGTCGAGCTGCCGGACAATATTTTCAGCATCGAACCGAACGAGCACGTGGTATATTTGGCGGTGAAGGCCTATCAAGCGAATCAACGCCAAGGCACGCATAAGACGAAAAACCGCAAGCTGGTGAGCGGCGGCGGCAAGAAACCGTGGAAGCAAAAGGGCCGCGGTGTGGCGCGCGCCGGAACGATTCGCTCGCCGCTGTGGGTTGGCGGTGGCCGCGTTTTTGGCCCGGTGCCGCATGATTACGACCAGAAAGTGAACAAAAAGACGAGTCGCCTGGCCAGAAAATCCGTGTTGTCCAGCAAGGTAAAAGACGGCCAACTTACCGTTGTCGAAGATTTTACGATTGAAAGCGGCAAAACCAAGGACATGGTGGCGATTTTGAAGCGCTTTGACGCGGCGAACGTGAAATCTCTGCTTTTGTTGCCCAAGCATGATCACATGGTTTTGCAGGCCGGCCGCAATATTGCCAACTTGCATACTCAGATCGGCACCAATGCTTCGGTGTATGAACTGATGGACTGCAAGAAGTTGTTCATTCAAGAAAGCGCGATTCCAGCCATCGCAGGAGTGTTGGCATGA
- the rplW gene encoding 50S ribosomal protein L23 — translation MRPTEEVLIKPVLTEKIQNLSDKLNKYGFVVSSESTKADIKRAVEKRFDVQVEAVHVINVKGKTKRMSTRRGMTTGRRSDRKKAVVTLKKEQKIDFFAGK, via the coding sequence ATGAGACCGACTGAAGAGGTTTTGATCAAGCCGGTGTTGACCGAGAAGATCCAGAATCTTTCCGACAAGCTCAACAAGTACGGCTTCGTGGTGAGTTCCGAGTCCACGAAAGCGGATATTAAACGCGCTGTTGAGAAGAGATTCGACGTACAGGTGGAAGCCGTTCACGTGATCAACGTCAAGGGCAAAACCAAACGCATGAGCACGCGGCGCGGCATGACGACCGGCCGCCGCAGCGACCGCAAGAAAGCCGTGGTGACGTTGAAAAAAGAACAGAAGATCGATTTCTTCGCCGGCAAATAA